The Hermetia illucens chromosome 2, iHerIll2.2.curated.20191125, whole genome shotgun sequence genomic interval GGCGGTCATAATCTGAGTTACTATGCTCTACAATTTCTTACGAGCTGCTTCATATTATCCTGTCAATTGCACTGAAAAACTTGAATACTTTGTAAGGTTATTTACTGAAAATGAGATAAAAGGCCATTCTAACTATTAATGAGTAAAACATCAGCAAAAACTACAACTACGCACACtacaaaattgcagtaataataCCATACAAAACTTGAAAGtagaaattgaaatattataaatttgAGAACAGTTTAAAATACTCTGAGAATTATCTAATtgcaaaaattttatttgaagtatTACTGATTCTAGGACGCaatatatttggatgatttaACCTTCCTTCTTGCCCAAATACCTCCAGAACTTAGATTTATTTGTTTCTATTGAAATTTTGTAGACTTTTAGACAGAGTTTCCGCTTCCTTTTCTCCCATAATAATAGTCTTGGGAATTGTGGCATTAAAACTACATACCATAGCGCTAATTCTATAGCCACTTATACCTACCTACGCAACCTCTTGTTATCAATGACCAGATATTATAGAAGTTAATGAACATTTAGTACGCGTTCCTTCTACCTTCACTGGAACTTGGCAATCATGGAGGGTGAAATGAACTTCTGAAGTTTCTCCGTATAAAAATAGTTGTACCGTGGCTTATAGAGATTTACTGGAGTTATATTTCCAATATGTACTGGAGACGCGCACGCATGGTTTTCATAGTGAAAGATTTTCGGCCAATCAACCTcccctctttcgtgctgaagattcTAAAACGCGTACATATACTTAAAGACGATCAAGGAGAGGTCGCCCTTCTCCAAATGTCAGTACGTCTCCCTCAAAAGCGATTCTACAGAAACCTGTCGCAAAGGTGTGTCTTACGCAATAGATAGTAAACATGCTAAGTACCAAGATAATCCAGTCTGACCTGGGAGgcagccacttgaccagagttgtGAGTGCTATTTCTCCGGTGCTCTGCGGTGTGATGTGCTGGATGAAATTCTACGGTTACTGGACACGAACGGaatgacttggtgatattggtgtcagggatgtttccctcctTTATGAGTGAGATTATGAAGCGTACGTTAAGAAAGATGTGCCTGTGAGTTCCAAGAttcggactcagcataaatccaAACGAAACGGAGCTTATGCTATTTGCAATCAAGACAGAGGTAGCCGAATTCCACCTTTCACAGCCAAATGGACAAAGATCGACACGTTTGATTctggatcctaagttaaattagggactaaacatagaactgagggttaagaaggcctgtatagcatcCTACGACTGAAAGAAGACCTTCGAAATTGGGTCTTCGGGTGAGCATGGTTGTTTAGATCTACACAGCCATGGTTTGTTCCACCCTAACTAAGGGTTCTATTGTGTGCTGGTCGGCGCTGAGCAAGATGTCAAATAGAAGCAATCTTAATACTGTCAGACTTTCTAAATCCGGGCGTCAATCAGCAAAACCCTATGGCCACAGTAACATTCTAGACAAAGAACTTCGAGAACTCTGGGCATTCTCGATCGGCTGCGCCACATGTAAATCTAGTTTCAACAGGGATTTCGCTGCGGGCTTTTCATCTAGGGGAGGGTAATGTGTTGCAAGCTTATGGCACAGAATTTTTATAACTATGGATCGAAGATGATCTGCGGGGCCGGTACGGCTGTATTCTCGAATACGCATAGTGTAGCCTTTGAGATTCGACATATTCCAGACTGGTGGGGTAGTCCAAGGACGTTGAACAGTCTGGttggcacgctcaaagtcaccccCTCTGGGTTTCCCGTCATAGGAACAGAGTAGAACGGACAAGCCGCCGGACTTTTCACAGTCTCTCAGCGGGTGCAGTTAGCATCCCCCTGGCGACTATGAAAGATGGAATCCACTCACATTGATAGCCAGATGACGAAGGTTCACCAACTGCGCCAAATCAAAGAGGATCCTGCTCTAATCTAACAAGACCCGATTGGGAGAGCTTCTAGCCAAAACGCAAGCGATTGCGTACAGGATTACAGCGGTTTGTATGAGGGACATTCTTAGGGAGTTTCTGGCACGCTAGTTGGGTTCCCCGTAGCGACCacagatacctacctacctgtacATTGGGCATATTTGTCACCAATTCCATGCAAATCAGCTGTAAGTTAATGTGCACACAGTTTTGCGCGGACCTGTATTCATATTAGTTAGATTCAGACAGAGCTTGTTATGCAGGAGATCGGCACAGCTTATCGCAGAGAAAGAATGTGAAGCCTTATTTTTTGGTAGAAACAGtagaaaaaaaaccttttttttgggtttttcatGGGAAGCAAAGTAGTCAAATCAAATGGTTATGAATTGTTGTACTTGAAAGGTGTCAAAATGTTGGTATTAGGTCTCATGGCTTTGTGGACTCCATTACCTAAGGTAGGGCAATATAAGAAATTCCGCGTGCTATGGAATACCTTAGCTCTTCTAGCAAGTCCTACCCAAGATGATCCGGTCTGATGCTGAGGCAATGATTGGCGCGTCAAGACAAAACGTGTTGTTGGCTCGTTAAAAGTTGGAAGAGAGAGAACTGAAACAGGATATGGTAAGGTGCGGAAATATAATGTTATCACCCCGCTGCAAAAATTGCTATAGATAGGTACTGACATTTTGGAGAAGCGTGACTTTCAGTTTTTGTTTGGCATATAAGGGGCCGGACCAGATAGAGAGCTACATACTCTCATTTTTTTGCTCTACGAACTCCTCGTTTCGGGCGTAGCACACAAGTATTCAAAAGTAATAGTAGTAGAAAAAATATGGTTTAAGTTGAATATACTTCGCACTCTAGTCATGTTTGCGATTTCGATCGGCCGAGGATTTCCTTCTGTCGTCACTTCCAGTGCGTGAGAGAATGAAATAATTAATGAGGACTGGAATTATTGGAGCGATAATCATCGGAAGAACCGCATACTGTGAATGAATCTAATTCGAAAAGGTGGCTGTGGTTGATACGGATAAAGTGAATACGAAGCAGAACAATCCCCTACAGATGGGTAGGTGATGAACCCATATAATATCACAAAAGTAATATCACCTcgtaaagtgtaatatcacattaccatcaccgtTCGCGATctaaacattacaacatcaccgcaTCACAAAAGTGATGGTGGTATCACTTCTGTGATAGTTAATGATAtgtaatatgatatcacatttcaAAACATCACCTAGCATTATTGCTCTTCATGGTATAAGCGGCGGTGACAATTAATGAGTATCGAGCCAATGATGCTGCCGAGTATCGCCTGTTGTTAGGGTTGGCTATTTTTTTGACTAGCTTATATACAGATTCttgattttaaataattaatttgtaaCGTTATAACTTGGATTGAAGGTCGGTTGCTAGTTGATGGGTGTAAAGGCGTTGGGCTATGTGCGTAGTATTTCCTAGTAAAGGCAACCGAGCCGACTATTGGTTGCGAATCTATTCTCTTGGCTGGCTTTGGtgtgaaaagatgatttcgatttTGTGCGAGATACACaatcttttaaattttaattgtaCCAATTAAAGATAAATGAGTGAAATAATGCTCGTATGCGAAAATCAGAAAGttctttgcatgtgaaaatattgtatgtaCTATCTAATGTTTTATCAAATTTGTTGGTTTTTCCTTCTCTTGCATGAAACGTTGAGTCATTGGTACCTATTTGGCGCTGTCATATACTTTACAATATGAAGGTAATATATGCAGGTAAATCATTCTGGTGATAAGTAATATTTAGTACTATCGGCTGCCGAGTGTTCATATTTGTACTTAATGATATAACATCAGCTAAAGTAATGAATGATAATGTTTacaatattatttctttcaaAAAGTGATATGTTATCACATTATCTACATATAAACGTGCTCAAATCTATATTCTTTCGGTCAGGGGGTGATAAAAGACATTGCGTCACTCCAAATCAGATTGAAATGGATGAGCGAatgacagaaaaatctgaaaaccctGCTCGTCGAAAGCAAGGTGAAATGAAAAGCAAAGCACAATGCAATTGATGGCAACCAAAGAGCGAATGAACTTGTAAGAAAGGGATACAAAACACCATTTGTGGGACCGGAGCCTGCATTTGGAATCAACAAAGCCGTAGCTGTGAGAACCACGTGAGAATTGGAGTTCAAGTAATTAACTCATCGATGGGACATGAATTTTCACATGAATGAATGTTAGCAAGATATAACATACAATAAGCCAAAAAACTGCAGTATGGACCCAACATAAGCCTATCTTTCACAAAGTACCCATGACACCATGACAAGTAAACGTGGTTGACGCATTAGGCACAGGTCCTTTTGGATCTTTCCCTTTTGTTGAAAGAATTGATGAACAGAAATCAAAGACTTTCTTGGTTATTATTTGCTGGAAGTAGTAAAAATTGCTATAATAATGGACACCATCTCCCGTGCAAGTGGAAGAAAACCGAGCGTTGTCAGTTGAGTCAAATTTTAAAAACCAATGATATACTACAACAGAATAGAGTTGTGGTGTTTGACGATAAGAACTAAactaaaatcaaaattttatacGATCTAATGTTTAATGAAAGAAGCTGTGAGCAAGAGTGgattataattttaataatgaattgaaaattattaaaaaatatatccgTCAAATGCAAATGTATCAGGCAAACTAATCCACGTGTATTTCTTTTTGGTCAACGGTGGAACTATACCTGAACTCTATAGAGAGTTTTTGGGGAAGCGTTTAGCAAGGAAGACAATAGTGTCTGATACGATATCGGAAGATCCTGTTCCTTCTGCAGCCCGTTCTCAGCGACGAAATTCAAATAAGAGCAATGTTGGGTGCTAGCAAGTCTACATGATCATTGCGCAAGTGAGAATAGATGGCCAGTATCACGCCTTTATTAATCCATTTCAAACGCACCATTAGAACCAATcattttttgcattttgtttttgttatcaaGACCTATGGTGTAGaaaatttttgagatttttgtcACTCAAGAACTGAAGGACGACCATTGCCATAGAAAAATATAACCCAATACTAGATCCATAGAATATCAAGCGCTTAATTTCCTTCCAAAGCTTGGAGGTCTTCTCTATGATATTCGAAACTTTATTTAAGATTCCACTTGAAGAAACATGGGTTCCTAGATTCGCCGAGCTATTATTTTATGTGACATAATAAAATCTACTATTTCTGTCCCAAGAAACAAAATTAGGATTAACCTAATAGTTCGAATATGGTGATCTGAAATAGGCGATTTTTTATGACTTAATCTGTTGCGAAATTAAAATTATAAGAAGTTAATTCATTAGAAGGCTGATGTAAAGTTCTCTATTTCTCGAATGCGTGTGATCCTTGGAATTATAATGCATGTCCTTCAAAGTAGTAACCAATCAGCACGAAGCAAAAATTAGTTTTAAGCAAACACACATCGATGCCTGAAAAATTTATATCTTCTGAAtttatatcaaatattgaatattactgttccgctcgaaacgtctcaccatagggtcaaagctcttactgtacaagactatgatcttgccagtcctcatgtattcctcggaaacttgggttcttagcaagaaaaattgcgaactcttggccgcgttcgagagaagaatcctccgaagaatttttggccccctacatgaggatggacgattccgtagcctacacaatgacgaaatctatgagcgataccatgaccgtacggttgtggataaaatccggctcaataggttacggtgggcgggtcacttaatccgtatggatgaagatgatcccacccggaaagtctataagggcaatatctatggtaggaaaagaagacgaggcagaccctgcctaagatggagcgatggcgtgggccaggacgccagacagcttttagggatatcgaattggtggacctcggcgcaaaaccgggatgtctggagttccttattaaggcagccctagaccggataccggttgtttcgccgttgatgatgatgatgattgaataTTACTCGAAAACTTCTTGATTTAGTAGAACATTTATTAGCAAATTTGATGCTagataaatatgtaaattaacAAATTAAATATTGACATGCAATATCATAAAtgtttgatagtttctgagaaatctGCATTTTAACGTTTTACGAACAGAGGTGTCAATAAATACTACAAATTAAATTGGGATAGACATCGTTACAATCTAAAACTCCAAGACAAAGTCGAATTTCGATTgtgtgcaatataaaaattatatattcaATAAACCAACACCAGACATAAAATGTTATAAATGGGGTCCACCATAATCTATTCTGACAGCAACGTGCTTAAACCAAACCAAACCCAACCGCTTCCTAAAAACAACTTACTCAACATACACTTACCTCTTTATAATTCGCAACATTTCCTGATGTTTGCGTCAATAGCGATGGCTGTGAGCTCGGCTTTGCTATTGACAATCGATTAGCTGAAGAAATGCCATACGAACCGTTGCCACCACCTGTAAGATTAGTAAATGATTTTGCCTTAGTGCCCATCGGGCTCTTCAAAGCATTGTTCTGAGGTGTGTTTGTGGCAATACCCAAGTTGCTGCTTAATTTCCTCATTCCCGAGGTGGCTCCGTTAGCATAGTGATTTCCTGTTGTATTTGCATTGTTGTATGTTTTATGAATGTCACCAGCTGAATTTGCTTTTGGTAGTGCATCGGCACTGAAATCAGGATCACGTCTTGCAATTCCACTAAAATATTTAGGTCGAGAGAGTGATCGTGGTTTCGGTAATTCGCGATTTGTCGTTTGAAAGGTCGCTTGCTCGTTTATTGATGGGGGTTTCATTAGACTTTTCGGCTTTTTGTACGTTTGATACATAATATTCGGCTCCATTTCGGACTTGTTGTTATTGAATACTGTTATTGTTGTATTTGTCGAGTGTACCTCTACAGGCTGCTCGCTATTTGTCGTATCCACGTTCTGATCTTGCTCTATGTTCTGATCGTTGCCCTCAATCTCTGAATCGATGCATGGAACTACAATTTCACTATCCGTCGACTTTTTGAATATTCTTATTGTCTTAAAACGTTCTGGGTCTCGATTCCTTTCCAGTTTTGTCTTGGCATTCTTAGCGGCTTCGACACCTTTCCCGGAATCTTCAACCGTTTCCACAGGCGACGTCATTTCAGTCTTACTTTCTACAGTATAGGAAGAATTGGACACGGTTGAAGGATCAGTCTTTGCAATTGCTTTTTTAGAATCATCTacaattattgttttatttgcACTTTCAGAACCTGATTTCATCACTTGAACGTCATCGTAGAGTCGGCTCCTTCGACTCAAAAGGCGTTCACTACTACTGGAAGCTGATAGAGAGCTTTTACACATTGAATCGGAGGGAAGACGATTCAGATCCACACTGCTATCACTGCTTTTCCAAGTCAGATCATGCCCTTTTTCCAGTGATAACAAAGCATGTTTCTTCTTAATGTTGTGTATTGATTGACGCATTTTAATGCTATCCTCTAGACAAGAACTTCTACCTAATTTCTCCAGCAGATCATCAAACTCTTCCTCGTTCTTCTCATCTGCCAGCAATTCCATACCATTCTCGAAACACTCTTGTTTTGTGAAAGAGTCGTTCTGAAGTACTTTCTCGGTCTTGAAATTCTCGATTTGTTCTTGCGTATTTGGGAAATTGCCTGATAATGATTCCAGGTATCTTTCTAATTGGTCAATAGACGCATCAGTATAAGGCTTTGTTTCGTCGAGTAACTGAAAATCGTCGTCTAAAACTTCATTGTTTCTAGCAGGTACTATTGGAGATATGTTTACATCTTGAATAATACGTTTCATAGAAGGAGTTTGACTAACTAACGAtgaaggcaaaactgatgaGACGTTTCTGTGTGGTGTGGACTGAATAGTGCCATTCATTTTGATAGGTGGCAATTCAACGGGCGAGTCGAaatttccgtcgtcttcaagaACGTTCGTTCCGGAACTCTCGAGGAGATCAAATGTTTTGTTTCCGTCTAGTTCTTTGTAGTATGTACGGTTCATAATTGTGGAAGGGCAACCATTTGGATTATTAAACGTAGAATTGAGAATATCCTTTTTCGAAAAGGTTTCATTATGTGTTTCGATGTTATCTTTTCCGAAAGTCGCATTTGCATTGCCCTCTGTTTCAGGTGCTGCTGTTTGAACTATATGGGTACTATCTATTAGTGTCATGGTTGTGTTACATATTAGATCATCTAGCGGCATATTGACTGTTTTATTGATGAATGTTTCGTTCAAGCCATTTTTCGATTGAAGAGTGTCTGATTCTGATAGTGCAACTCCGTTCTCTATCGCTGTTTGATTGAGCATTGAGAAGGTGTCATTGAGGCAGCTGGCCGTACTCTCTGTTGAATTATGCATTGTACTGTTGCCAGAATTGGTCTTACTTAGGTAGGTAATTTCATCGATTTGAGCAATGTTGCAATCTTTTATTATTGCACTGTCTCCTGATAAGCTTAGCCTTTCTAGGGTCTTGCAATCTTCTATCACATTATCGAAATTGTAACCAGCAATTTGTGCGCCCGACAGAACATCTTCCACGTCTGTTGTTTTAAAGAAGCTAACATTTGTGAAATCACCACTAGTTATTAAGCTATTTCCCATACGATCTATCGATGATGCATCTACTGATGATGATATCGAACTTGGTGGCGATGTATCCATGAGAAAACTTTTTTGCATTTGACTTGTGACCAGGCCACCAACTTTCAAATGAATGTTCGAACCAGTATTGTCTGCTGATCTTGAAGCCAAAGCAAAGTTTGGATCCAAATTCTGAGCGGACCGACGTTTCGGTCGGGTGAATGTGCGGGTATCCAATTTGCCATCTGAAATATCacgaaattaaagaaaaatcgCTAAGATTAGTTTATGTGTTTAGTTCTCTAATTTAAActtgtttaaaattttattaaattcatttaatttccaACATACAAAAAATTAAAGCCGTCAATTCACTGATTTACACGTTAGCGCAAGTATTAATCTTGGAGAACAACTATGAGTGCTTTATTGCTTACTAGCCCCCAGTGTGTATATTTGAGCCAAACAACTCGACAATGAATTTAAATTTGATGAATTTCTCTCTCTGTTGTTTCGCATCCACAGTGAAACAAATGAATGGCCAAAATGGAAATTATATGTGGATATTCATCGTTAACAATGAGCACACTTAAAACTACAATATTTTTAATAGAAAATAAAGAGGTTATTACCTAATATTATTGCAAACGAAAGTTCACACGGAATGGTCTAgacgtaaatatttttttgctaGAATCTCCTCAATAGTGAAACGATATAAGCAACAATCTTACAGTTAAGGTGGAGTGAATTATTGGTCGAtataaagttaatttttaaaaatggatTTGTGCCCTCTGACGTCAATATTGGTTGACAGCGGTAGTCTCTAAATGATGTTTTTGTTGAGGAAATATTGTTTAATTCATTGTGATAAATGATATCTTTTAATTGTGTGAAGTAATCGATCTAAGAATCTGGACTATAAAGTTGTTAGAATTGATTAGAggctggcgagtgctagataaaGTCTCATCTCAGATCATCGTTGTTTAGAAtgtagtctgactattgcaggtgaacagtctgtaatacaaacgAAAACGGATTGGGAAAAACAAGTAACAAAATGGAGGTTTCtaagcgactaaggactcctttggagatagaagatcaattggaaactctgagacGCACAAATTTAGAGCGCTTTGTAGAGATTTATCCTACCAGGTAGGCTAGAGGGTTCATATGCTAACACATAGATGTCGTTACTATTCAAAagacacgtgtacaaatttgacagctgtggagctattagtttctggaaTAGAGCATTTCAAGTGAAGCAACTTATGTTGGTTtgaaaaaatggataaaaaggaatttcgtatgttaataaagcattgctttttggccaaaaaaaaataatgctgAATCCAAggtttgataaacattattcggactcTGCACCACGAAAATCAACCGCTGAGACATGGTTTGCTAAGTTAAATCGCGGCGAAATGAGCACCAGTGATGCACGGAGTGGACAACCCCCAGGCTCTTAACGacgaaaacataaacaaaatgtTGAATGACTACAAAGTGAAGTTAATCAAAatagctgaggctctaaagatatcaaagaaaCATGTaggacatatcgtgcatgaatgtttggatatgcgaaagctctgttgAAAATGGCTGCCGCGcgagctcacaatcgaccaaaaaccaCAACGAATTGATGATtttgagcagtgtttgaagctcttccttcATAAAAGACCCGAATTGATGCGCCGATATATGACAATGGACGAAGCATGGCTCTATTATTCCaaaccagaatcaaaacgatagTGGACTACACTTGATAAACCGACTCCAAAGAgtgcaaagacgcaacagtcaGCTGACAAGA includes:
- the LOC119647478 gene encoding uncharacterized protein LOC119647478 isoform X2, with product MDILDIDEVLKDDSFCLIEEESEQDDINNILRQWRQNGCNGPNGPDGKLDTRTFTRPKRRSAQNLDPNFALASRSADNTGSNIHLKVGGLVTSQMQKSFLMDTSPPSSISSSVDASSIDRMGNSLITSGDFTNVSFFKTTDVEDVLSGAQIAGYNFDNVIEDCKTLERLSLSGDSAIIKDCNIAQIDEITYLSKTNSGNSTMHNSTESTASCLNDTFSMLNQTAIENGVALSESDTLQSKNGLNETFINKTVNMPLDDLICNTTMTLIDSTHIVQTAAPETEGNANATFGKDNIETHNETFSKKDILNSTFNNPNGCPSTIMNRTYYKELDGNKTFDLLESSGTNVLEDDGNFDSPVELPPIKMNGTIQSTPHRNVSSVLPSSLVSQTPSMKRIIQDVNISPIVPARNNEVLDDDFQLLDETKPYTDASIDQLERYLESLSGNFPNTQEQIENFKTEKVLQNDSFTKQECFENGMELLADEKNEEEFDDLLEKLGRSSCLEDSIKMRQSIHNIKKKHALLSLEKGHDLTWKSSDSSVDLNRLPSDSMCKSSLSASSSSERLLSRRSRLYDDVQVMKSGSESANKTIIVDDSKKAIAKTDPSTVSNSSYTVESKTEMTSPVETVEDSGKGVEAAKNAKTKLERNRDPERFKTIRIFKKSTDSEIVVPCIDSEIEGNDQNIEQDQNVDTTNSEQPVEVHSTNTTITVFNNNKSEMEPNIMYQTYKKPKSLMKPPSINEQATFQTTNRELPKPRSLSRPKYFSGIARRDPDFSADALPKANSAGDIHKTYNNANTTGNHYANGATSGMRKLSSNLGGGNGSYGISSANRLSIAKPSSQPSLLTQTSGNVANYKEKNDRPQLSSRQTTMKALQNDVVEKDGKSQFKVPPPVSSLRAANSRRTGLVRPSSGFYGQAVVKSDPDIQSGRYSSNNSLSSTSSRGSVQDCQQPAKCTNGYIHEKSTSNEEIRQSLSNNVQAEEVTRVVKTGIPKPSGLRPPSTVRKSGLPRPSSIVRR
- the LOC119647478 gene encoding uncharacterized protein LOC119647478 isoform X1, translated to MDILDIDEVLKDDSFCLIEEESEQDDINNILRQWRQNGCNGPNGPDGKLDTRTFTRPKRRSAQNLDPNFALASRSADNTGSNIHLKVGGLVTSQMQKSFLMDTSPPSSISSSVDASSIDRMGNSLITSGDFTNVSFFKTTDVEDVLSGAQIAGYNFDNVIEDCKTLERLSLSGDSAIIKDCNIAQIDEITYLSKTNSGNSTMHNSTESTASCLNDTFSMLNQTAIENGVALSESDTLQSKNGLNETFINKTVNMPLDDLICNTTMTLIDSTHIVQTAAPETEGNANATFGKDNIETHNETFSKKDILNSTFNNPNGCPSTIMNRTYYKELDGNKTFDLLESSGTNVLEDDGNFDSPVELPPIKMNGTIQSTPHRNVSSVLPSSLVSQTPSMKRIIQDVNISPIVPARNNEVLDDDFQLLDETKPYTDASIDQLERYLESLSGNFPNTQEQIENFKTEKVLQNDSFTKQECFENGMELLADEKNEEEFDDLLEKLGRSSCLEDSIKMRQSIHNIKKKHALLSLEKGHDLTWKSSDSSVDLNRLPSDSMCKSSLSASSSSERLLSRRSRLYDDVQVMKSGSESANKTIIVDDSKKAIAKTDPSTVSNSSYTVESKTEMTSPVETVEDSGKGVEAAKNAKTKLERNRDPERFKTIRIFKKSTDSEIVVPCIDSEIEGNDQNIEQDQNVDTTNSEQPVEVHSTNTTITVFNNNKSEMEPNIMYQTYKKPKSLMKPPSINEQATFQTTNRELPKPRSLSRPKYFSGIARRDPDFSADALPKANSAGDIHKTYNNANTTGNHYANGATSGMRKLSSNLGIATNTPQNNALKSPMGTKAKSFTNLTGGGNGSYGISSANRLSIAKPSSQPSLLTQTSGNVANYKEKNDRPQLSSRQTTMKALQNDVVEKDGKSQFKVPPPVSSLRAANSRRTGLVRPSSGFYGQAVVKSDPDIQSGRYSSNNSLSSTSSRGSVQDCQQPAKCTNGYIHEKSTSNEEIRQSLSNNVQAEEVTRVVKTGIPKPSGLRPPSTVRKSGLPRPSSIVRR